From the genome of Gryllotalpicola protaetiae:
CACCGAGATGGTGATGACCAGGAAGACGCCCTGCATCAGTGGGTAGTCCTTTGCGCCGATCGCCTGGAAGAGCGAGTAGCCGATGCCGGGGTACGAGAAGACGAGCTCCATCACGAGCGTTCCCGAGACGACGAACCCGAGCGAGAGCGCGAAGCCCGAAACCTGAGGCAGGATCGCGTTCCGCGCCGCGTACCCGAACATCACAACGCGCTCGGGCAGGCCCTTCGCCTGCGCGACCGTCACATAGTCCTCGCTGGTGACCGTGACCATCATGTTCCGCATTCCGAGGATCCACCCGGCGATCGATGAGAGCACCACCGTGATGCCCGGCAGCACGGCGTGGTACAGCACCGAGCCGATGAACTCGAAGCTCAACGAGGGCACGAGACCGCCGTCATACCCGCCGCCGGCGGGGAAGACCTGCCAGGTGACCGCAAAGATCGCGATCACGATGAGCCCCAGCCAGAAGTAGGGCACCGATGAGAAGAAGGTCGTGACGGGCAGGATCCCGTCGAGCCAACTGCCACGCCGCCAGCCGATGAAGGTGCCGGCGAGGGTCCCCAGCACGACCGAGATCAAAGTGGCGACGCCGACCAGTCCGATCGTCCACGGCAGCGCCTGACCGATCACCTCTGAGACCGGAGTCGGGAAGAAGGCAAAGGACAGTCCGAGGTTGCCATGGAAGAGCTGCCCCCAGTACTGCAGGTATTGCTGCCAGAGGCTGGTGTGTTTGTCGAGGCCGAACAGCACATAGAGCGAATGGATCGCGCTCGTCGACAGCTGGCCATGGAATTTGTTGATGAGCGACTGAACGGGGTCTCCCGGGATGATGCGCGGGATGAAGAAGTTGATCGTCACCGCGGCCCACGCGGTGACGACATAGAAGACCAGTCGACGGATGAAGAACTTCATTCGGCCGCCCCCTCGGCCGGGACGGTCAGCATCGCACGCGCATCGCCGAGCTGCGGAATCTCGGCGCCGGCAGGAACGAGCGCCCGCGTCTCAGCGGACGCGTCTGCGTAGCCCCAGCAGGCGACCCGTCGCCCCGGCGCGACCTGGGCGAGCGGCGGCAGCGTCTCACACAGGCTCGTGGCAAACGGGCACCGTGGGCGGAAGCGACAGCCTTCCGGCGGCCGCACCATGCTGGGCGGCTCACCATGCGCTCCTGTCGGGCCACGGTCGATGAAGCGGTCTGGGTCAGGGGCAGAGTTGATGAGCAACTGCGTGTAGGGGTGCGCCGGGTCCTGTGTGACGGACTCGCTGTCGCCGCTCTCGACGACGCGACCGGCGTACATCACGTTGATGCGGTCGGCGAAGTAGCGCGCGGATGCGATGTCATGCGTGATGTAGAGGAGCGCGATGCCGAAGCGGTCGCGCAGGTCGCGCAGCAGATTGAGGATGCCGACGCGGATCGAGACGTCGAGCATGGAGATCGGCTCATCTGCGAGCAGCACTTCGGGGTTTGCGGCGAGAGACCGCGCGATGACGACACGCTGCCGCTGGCCACCGGAGAGCTCATGCGGGTACTTGTCGAGGTACCGCTCAGGGTTCAGTTGCACTTGGTCGAGCAGCTCGGCAAGCTCCTGCTCGAGCTCGGTTCCGCGCAGAGCGTGCCGGTGGATTCGCAAAGCCCTGGTCAGCACGTAGCGGACGGTGTGCACCGGATTGAGCGATGCGAACGGGTCCTGGAAAATCATCTGCACCCGGCGGGCGTAGCCGCGGAAGGCCCTGCCCCGTTGGGCTGTGACCCGCCGGCCGCGAAGCAGCACCTCCCCGCGGGTCTGCGGGTACAGGCGCGCGAGCAGGCGTGCCACCGTGGACTTGCCGGAGCCCGACTCACCAACCAGGGCGACCACCTCGCCCGCGTGCAACTCCAGATCCAGGTCGTCGACAGCGTGCACGACCGCGCCGCGGGCACCCAGCCCGCGCACGGCGAAATGCTTGGTCAGGCCAGCTGCAGCGAGTACGGCCCCTCCGGCTTCTCTCGTGGAGTTATCCGCCGCGGGGGCGGGCGGCTCGTGCGTCGTCGTCACGGATTCGCTCTTTTCTGGTCGAGGGCGTGCGCGGGGGCGGTAGTGCCGACCCCGCGCACGCGTGGCGTCAGTTGGCCGGCTTGAGCTTGGTCAGGATGTACGCCACATTGGCCACCGTCGGCTGCGGGTTGGCGTATGCGTTGTCGTCAGACGGCCACCCCGTGTAGTACTTCGACGAGTATTCGGCGCCTGCAGGGCGCGCATCCATCGCAATCGCGGGCACGTCGTCGACGAAGATCTTCTCGATCTTGGCGAGCGCTGCCTGGCGCCCTGCGTCGTCCGTCGCGTCCGTGTACTCCTTGAAGGCCGCCGCGGCGTCAGGATTCTGGTAGCGGCCGTAATTCCACACCGCGTCCTTGCCGGGAGCCACGTAGTACGCGGGGTCGAAGATGTTCGAGTACATCTCCCACGGGGTGACTCCGGCGTTGGTCCAATGCAGGGTCGCCTGGAAGTCACCGGTGTTGACCGCGGCGGTCCATGCGTCCGCGGTCGGTGTCTCAACCTTGGCGGTGATGCCGATCTGCTTGGCCGAGTCCGCGATCAGCTGAAGCCCGCTGTCATAGTCGTTCCAGCCGGCCGGGTCTTGCAGCGTGAACGTGACCGGCTTTCCGTCTTTGCCGATCAGCTGGTCGCCGTCGTAGCTGTACCCTGCATCCGTCAGCACCTTCTTGGCGCCGGCCACGTCGACCTTGTAGTTCTGACCCTTGTACTCAGAGTCGATGAACGACTCCCCTGCCGGCGTGGGTATGCCGGTGACGTTGGTCAGCTCCGGGAAGATACCGGATTCAGCGACCTTGCTCTCCTTCTCGCGGTCGACGGCCAGGCTCAGGGCCTTGCGCACCGCCACGTCGTTGAACGGTGCCGTCTGCGTGTTGAGATACAGCGCGTCGATGCCGAGGCCGGCAGGGAAGAACGCGTGGTTGTTCGCCTTGTCCTTGGCTTCGTAGACGTTCTGGTAGTCGGCAATGAAGGTCCAGCCCCATTGCGCCGCACCGGTCGCCAGCGCCGTGGTCAAGGTGTCGTTGCCGGAGTACGAGGTGTACCGAAGCTCGGGAACGGCGAGCTTCCCGCCCCAGTAGTCTTTGTTCGCGTCCAGGGTGACAGCCTGGTTCGTCCAGCTCTTGAGCACGTAGGGGCCGGTGCCTACTGGCTTCTGGTTGAGGTCCTTCGTGGGGTCGCTGATGTTCTTCCAAATGTGCTCGGGAACGATGAACAGCTGCAGCGCCTTGATCTGGTTCACAAATTGGCCCGTGGTGAAGTTGACCGTGACCGTGTCGCCGTCGGTCGTGATGTCACCGTAGGGCAGGCCCTCTGAGTTGAGCGCCGGGTTGTCCTTGCGCAACTGCAGCGAGTAGGCGATGTCCGCAGCGGTGAACGGCTTGCCATCCGACCATTTCACGCCGTCGCGAGCCGTGAGCTTGAGCTGGGTGTAGTCGGTGTTCCACTCCCAGGACTTGGCGAGCCACGGCACCGGCTTGTTCGCCGGGCGGGTGTCGTTGACCTGGGCGAGCGGCTCGTAGATCGCGAAGGCGTAGCCGAGCGAGCGAGCGGCAGAGGTGTTCAGGAACGGATTCGAATTGTTGGTCTGGGGGCCGTTCGGCATGCCGATGGTGAGGGCGTGCGAGCCTCCGCCAGACGCTGAGCCGGTCGAGCCGCTCGACGAGCAGCCCGTCAGGGCGAGTGATGCGGCAGCGATCACGCCGAGGGCGAGTGCGGCCAACCTCATGGGGCGTTTCACAGTCAATGCCTCCTTGCAGAGCGGAAACGTGGGCGGCGTGCGCCCGAATCAGTGGTGGGGCCGCGGGCCGTCCGACACCTTCGCAGCGATCGGCGTTGACCCGCGTTCCGACTCTAGCGATACTTACTAACGTGTCAGTAAGTCTTTTCCATCACGTTTCCGTAACGAGCGCCGCAGAAGTGGGAGGATCCCCACTATGAGTTCCTTCTCGCCCGAACCGCGCGTCGCAGCTGCCGCGGATCGGGTGCAGAAGCCACAGGCCAGGACGGCCGAGACCCGGCGTCGTATCCTCTCGGCCGCGACCACGGTCTTCGGTGCCAAGGGCTACAACAAGGGCTCGCTGATCGAGATCGCGGAGCTCGCCGGCATGACCCATGCCGGCGTCCTTCACCATTTCGGGTCGAAGGACAATCTGCTGATCGCCGTGCTCGAGTACCGCGACGACGAAGACGTCGCCCACCTGGAGCGCCATCAGGCGCCGACCGGCGACGAGTTGCTTCGCCACATGCTCGGAACGGTGCGGCTGAACCTGACGCGGGCAGGCCTTGTGCAGGCGTACGCGGTGCTCTCGGCCGAGTCGGTCACCGATTCGCACCCAGCCGCCGCGTTCTTTCGCAGCCGATTCGACGGCCTGCGCCGAATGATCGCGGACGCCTACGCAACCGTCGCGCCAGAAGGCACCACGGAGGAGCGGCTGCTCGCCGCCGCCTCCGCCACCATCGCCGTCATGGACGGGCTCCAGGTGCAATGGCTGCACGACGAGACCGTCGACATGCCGGAGGCCGTCGAGGCCACGATCGTCGGGCTCATCGCCTGGCTGAGAGGGGCTGCGCAGCCCCTCTGACCAATCGCAGTTCAAAGGAGAACAGCGTGAAACCTCGCGCTCGCACGCGCATCAAGGGGACGGCTCTACTCGCAGCGGCATTGCTCGTTGCGTCAGGAGTCGGCCTCGCGGCATCCGCCGCACAAGCAGACCCGACCACCTGCGGCACGACCGATGTCGCCGCGGGCAAGGTCGCCACCGCATCGAGTGTGAACGGCAGCAACGTCGCGGCGAACGCTGTCGACGGCAACTCGGGAACCCGATGGGAGAGCGCGCAGGGGCACGACCCTGAATGGATCCAGGTGGACCTCGGCTCGAGCCAGGGCATCTGCTCGGTGACGCTCAACTGGGAGGCGGCGGGGGCGAAGGACTTCACCATCTCGACCTCGCAAAACAGCCAGGACTTCACCCAGGTCTACAGCGGCACGAACGCCACGGCCGGTGTGCACACCGTCACGTTCGACCAGCCGGTGAGCGGCCGATTCCTGCGGGTCACCGGCACGTCGCGGCTGCTGCCCTACGGATACTCGCTGTTCGACCTCAACGTGTACACGACCGGGCC
Proteins encoded in this window:
- a CDS encoding ABC transporter permease codes for the protein MKFFIRRLVFYVVTAWAAVTINFFIPRIIPGDPVQSLINKFHGQLSTSAIHSLYVLFGLDKHTSLWQQYLQYWGQLFHGNLGLSFAFFPTPVSEVIGQALPWTIGLVGVATLISVVLGTLAGTFIGWRRGSWLDGILPVTTFFSSVPYFWLGLIVIAIFAVTWQVFPAGGGYDGGLVPSLSFEFIGSVLYHAVLPGITVVLSSIAGWILGMRNMMVTVTSEDYVTVAQAKGLPERVVMFGYAARNAILPQVSGFALSLGFVVSGTLVMELVFSYPGIGYSLFQAIGAKDYPLMQGVFLVITISVLIANVIADAVYVFLDPRTRQEA
- a CDS encoding ABC transporter ATP-binding protein, which translates into the protein MRGLGARGAVVHAVDDLDLELHAGEVVALVGESGSGKSTVARLLARLYPQTRGEVLLRGRRVTAQRGRAFRGYARRVQMIFQDPFASLNPVHTVRYVLTRALRIHRHALRGTELEQELAELLDQVQLNPERYLDKYPHELSGGQRQRVVIARSLAANPEVLLADEPISMLDVSIRVGILNLLRDLRDRFGIALLYITHDIASARYFADRINVMYAGRVVESGDSESVTQDPAHPYTQLLINSAPDPDRFIDRGPTGAHGEPPSMVRPPEGCRFRPRCPFATSLCETLPPLAQVAPGRRVACWGYADASAETRALVPAGAEIPQLGDARAMLTVPAEGAAE
- a CDS encoding ABC transporter substrate-binding protein, encoding MRLAALALGVIAAASLALTGCSSSGSTGSASGGGSHALTIGMPNGPQTNNSNPFLNTSAARSLGYAFAIYEPLAQVNDTRPANKPVPWLAKSWEWNTDYTQLKLTARDGVKWSDGKPFTAADIAYSLQLRKDNPALNSEGLPYGDITTDGDTVTVNFTTGQFVNQIKALQLFIVPEHIWKNISDPTKDLNQKPVGTGPYVLKSWTNQAVTLDANKDYWGGKLAVPELRYTSYSGNDTLTTALATGAAQWGWTFIADYQNVYEAKDKANNHAFFPAGLGIDALYLNTQTAPFNDVAVRKALSLAVDREKESKVAESGIFPELTNVTGIPTPAGESFIDSEYKGQNYKVDVAGAKKVLTDAGYSYDGDQLIGKDGKPVTFTLQDPAGWNDYDSGLQLIADSAKQIGITAKVETPTADAWTAAVNTGDFQATLHWTNAGVTPWEMYSNIFDPAYYVAPGKDAVWNYGRYQNPDAAAAFKEYTDATDDAGRQAALAKIEKIFVDDVPAIAMDARPAGAEYSSKYYTGWPSDDNAYANPQPTVANVAYILTKLKPAN
- a CDS encoding TetR/AcrR family transcriptional regulator, which gives rise to MSSFSPEPRVAAAADRVQKPQARTAETRRRILSAATTVFGAKGYNKGSLIEIAELAGMTHAGVLHHFGSKDNLLIAVLEYRDDEDVAHLERHQAPTGDELLRHMLGTVRLNLTRAGLVQAYAVLSAESVTDSHPAAAFFRSRFDGLRRMIADAYATVAPEGTTEERLLAAASATIAVMDGLQVQWLHDETVDMPEAVEATIVGLIAWLRGAAQPL